A single genomic interval of Camelina sativa cultivar DH55 chromosome 11, Cs, whole genome shotgun sequence harbors:
- the LOC104723960 gene encoding protein OS-9 homolog — MRITRILLCLVILALSSSSHVRSDQIFPAHLVGTFSRNNREPKYKIEFLPQDSPFHPGENLESMVMVDKHGGRFLCYLPKEEKATSGWTSTQQNISTVMMDTHKQVKLRTPDELLQSLNEKCLIRQEGWWSYEFCHQRYVRQLHVEDEKIVQEFLLGTFDPEATAAFNQTVSGASTDASQRYHSHVYTNGTTCDLTGSPREVEVRFVCAETRAMVTSITELSTCKYALTVQCPTLCKHPLFQLEKPVSHTIHCNAIPVEEDARRNKEEEQVVGESPKMIADS; from the exons ATGAGAATCACGCGAATCTTGTTATGTCTTGTAATACTTGCATTGTCTTCAAGCTCCCATGTCCGGTCCGATCAGATCTTCCCTGCTCATCTAG TTGGAACGTTCAGCAGAAACAATCGTGAACCAAAGTACAAGATTGAGTTCCTTCCTCAAGATTCACCTTTTCACCCG GGTGAGAATCTGGAATCTATGGTTATGGTGGATAAGCATGGGGGTCGATTTTTATGTTACCTACCAAAGGAGGAAAAAGCAACAAGTGGATGGACTTCTACTCAGCAAAATATTAGTACTGTGATGATGGACACACACAAACAGGTGAAGCTAAGGACTCCTGATGAATTGCTCCAATCACTTAATGAAAAATGTCTCATTAGG CAAGAGGGTTGGTGGTCTTATGAGTTTTGTCATCAGAGGTATGTACGGCAGCTACACGTTGAGGATGAAAAG ATTGTTCAAGAGTTTCTATTGGGTACTTTTGACCCAGAGGCAACTGCGGCTTTTAATCAAACTGTATCTGGTGCTTCCACTGATGCATCTCAGAG gtaTCACTCTCATGTATACACCAATGGGACCACCTGTGATCTTACTGGATCACCCCGAGAAGTCGAG GTGAGGTTTGTATGCGCGGAAACCAGGGCAATGGTCACTTCAATCACTGAGTTATCCACTTGCAAGTACGCACTGACTGTTCAGTGCCCAACCTTGTGCAAGCATCC GCTGTTCCAGCTAGAGAAACCAGTGTCACACACAATCCACTGTAATGCGATCCCAGTGGAAGAAGATGcaagaagaaacaaggaagaagaacaagttgTAGGCGAATCACCTAAGATGATAGCTGATTCTTGA
- the LOC104723961 gene encoding uncharacterized protein LOC104723961 produces MVSEPMSHLSLKKKLKSRFCIAGCFRTTNHHHDVPDDMPSSPTTPSAATEKSTQSPHGGGIKTKSPRLTRTLSKSHEKCRSLIHRMGGGVSGVGGHGKHIRRHTADFHYDPSSYALNFDKGDEGDNINRFPLRNFSARLPRSPPSSAKAATDSSFTVHNLLR; encoded by the coding sequence atGGTAAGCGAACCAATGAGCCACTTGTCTCttaaaaagaaactcaaatcaaGGTTTTGCATCGCCGGATGTTTTCGTACGACCAATCACCACCACGACGTCCCCGACGACATGCCTTCATCTCCGACGACTCCCTCCGCCGCGACGGAGAAATCTACTCAAAGCCCACATGGTGGTGGAATCAAGACTAAATCTCCACGACTCACTCGGACGTTGTCCAAGTCGCATGAAAAGTGCCGGAGTCTGATCCACCGGATGGGCGGTGGTGTAAGCGGCGTTGGCGGCCACGGGAAGCACATCCGACGTCATACTGCAGACTTTCATTACGATCCGTCGAGCTATGCGCTTAACTTTGATAAAGGAGACGAGGGTGACAATATCAACCGCTTTCCTCTCCGCAACTTCTCGGCTAGGCTACCTCGTTCGCCGCCTTCTTCGGCTAAGGCCGCGACGGATTCTTCTTTTACGGTTCACAACCTTTTGCGGTAA
- the LOC104723962 gene encoding peptidyl-prolyl cis-trans isomerase CYP28, chloroplastic: protein MASSSILIPPILSRRNLLLSTTIATVSPPPPKSPSPDITITDRVFLDFSLCPTYFRSDPSATLSSTTPCSDSTPLGRVVLGLYGRHVPFTVSTFKRMCTSSSTSYKNTPVHKIFPGQYFLAGRQGEGRRYSAEVGSLLRDLPRNTDVVNSKAFSLPHARAGVVSLCLSENDDDDETRLDPDYRNVEFLITTGPGPCPQLDGGNIVFGTVLQGLDVVTSISSIPTYKPSENIRQFNDFAEFLGDERAQNARSLWNRPLKAVYISGCGELKVTNPSLSPTLP, encoded by the exons ATGGCATCATCATCCATTCTCATCCCTCCGATTCTGTCCCGTCGTAACCTCCTCCTCTCCACCACCATCGCCACCGTATCTCCTCCACCACCTAAATCACCTTCCCCTGACATCACAATCACCGATCGCGTCTTCCTAGACTTCTCCCTCTGTCCCACCTACTTCCGCTCAGATCCCTCCGCCACACTCTCCTCCACCACTCCTTGCTCCGATTCAACTCCCCTCGGCCGCGTCGTTCTCGGATTATACGGCCGTCACGTCCCTTTCACCGTCTCCACTTTCAAACGCATGTGTacctcttcttcaacctcttacAAAAACACTCCAGTTCACAAAATCTTCCCTGGTCAGTACTTTCTCGCCGGAAGACAAGGGGAAGGACGGCGATATTCGGCGGAGGTTGGATCTTTACTCAGAGATTTGCCTCGGAACACTGACGTTGTTAATTCCAAGGCTTTTTCCCTCCCACACGCTCGTGCTGGTGTTGTCTCACTTTGCTTATCCGAAaatgatgacgacgatgaaACCAGACTCGATCCTGATTATAGGAATGTTGAATTCTTAATCACTACTGGTCCTGGACCGTGTCCGCAGCTCGACGGCGGTAACATTGTCTTCGGAACCGTGCTTCAAG GGTTAGATGTGGTGACGAGTATATCTTCGATTCCGACTTATAAGCCGTCGGAGAACATTCGACAGTTTAATGATTTTGCAGAGTTTCTTGGAGACGAGAGAGCTCAAAACGCTAGATCCTTGTGGAATAGACCTCTTAAGGCGGTTTACATTAGTGGCTGTGGTGAGCTCAAGGTCACTAATCCTTCACTCTCTCCAACTCTGCCTTAA
- the LOC104723963 gene encoding uncharacterized protein LOC104723963, which yields MAAGSMDGIFRNIFEGCISSCDSSIQRRPYHKNCGCALHGGGSSIPCRHERSKIIVFPIQRSWSEGNSLALHLAPSSSSSNLQSLSSSSSISTLASFSSTVSDIDSPI from the coding sequence ATGGCTGCCGGATCCATGGACGGAATATTCCGCAACATCTTCGAAGGTTGCATCTCTAGCTGCGACTCTTCCATCCAGCGACGTCCATACCATAAGAACTGCGGCTGCGCGCTTCACGGTGGTGGTTCATCGATCCCTTGTCGTCACGAAAGGTCTAAGATCATTGTGTTCCCAATCCAACGTTCTTGGAGTGAAGGAAACAGTTTGGCTCTGCATCTCgccccatcttcttcttcctctaaccTCCAGTCGCTTTCGTCCTCTTCCTCTATTTCTACCCTCGCATCGTTCTCTTCGACCGTGTCTGATATTGATTCTCCCATTTAA
- the LOC104728179 gene encoding uncharacterized protein LOC104728179 has translation MAWSYNAKQFGERLERIHAYDIGVYDDVMKAKPKSWCRAFYKMGSYCEDVDNNFTESFNKTINKAREKPFMAMLETVRRLAMVQIAKRSALSHSHKGLCTPYVAKFLAKEHEKASECQVYPSTNGCFEVTLDGDKHRVCLQNMTCTCKKYQICGIPCEHAYGVILKRTLNADDYVCQWFRTAMWRLNYGITPQRGARHWPTTLGDDVYVPPEPLQPGRNKITKEDKKRKPCVNESPVKKKPKHKKRIMHCGICGSDQHNRRFHHKKNQTQASQGGGGEIVQGGGLSQDDGGLSQSAGGEVVQGGGGLSQD, from the exons ATGGCTTGGAGCTACAACGCAAAACAGTTTGGGGAGAGATTGGAACGCATACACGCTTATGACATTGGTGTGTATGATGATGTTATGAAGGCCAAACCAAAGAGTTGGTGTCGTGCCTTCTATAAGATGGGGAGTTATTGTGAAGATGTTGACAACAACTTCACAGAATCTTTCAACAAGACCATCAACAAAGCAAGGGAGAAACCTTTTATGGCAATGTTGGAGACTGTTAGAAGACTGGCTATGGTTCAGATTGCCAAACGATcagctctctctcattctcacaAAG GTCTATGTACTCCATATGTGGCAAAGTTTCTTGCTAAAGAGCATGAGAAAGCTTCGGAATGCCAGGTGTATCCTTCTACTAATGGGTGCTTTGAAGTCACACTGGATGGAGACAAACACAGAGTGTGTTTGCAAAATATGACTTGTACctgcaaaaaatatcaaatatgtggGATTCCATGTGAGCATGCGTATGGAGTGATTTTGAAGAGGACGTTAAATGCTGATGACTATGTGTGTCAGTGGTTTCGAACTGCTATGTGGAGGCTTAACTATGGCATTACTCCACAAAGGGGTGCTCGTCACTGGCCTACAACTTTAGGTGACGATGTTTATGTTCCACCTGAGCCACTACAACCTGGGAGAAACAAGATAACTAAGgaagacaagaagaggaagccaTGTGTGAATGAGTCTCCTgtcaagaagaaaccaaaacacaaaaaaaggatAATGCACTGTGGAATTTGTGGTTCTGATCAGCATAACCGTAGGTTCCACCAtaagaagaatcaaacacag GCTTCTcaaggtggtggaggagaaaTTGTTCAAGGTGGTGGACTTTCTCAAGATGATGGTGGACTTTCTCAATCTGCtggaggagaagttgttcagGGTGGTGGAGGACTATCTCAAGATTAG